Genomic window (Brevibacterium paucivorans):
AACCGAAACCATGAGCGCAAAGACCTCGCGTTACGAAGACACCGCAATCGTGGACTTCATTTCCTACGTGCAGGCTGAAACGGTTCGCGATGCGCTCAAGGACAGCGAATACAAGGACCTGCCGGTCATTTCGCAGGCGTCACCGTTCAGCCGTACCGCTGAGTTCAAGAAGGGCGATGTCACGATCCGCGACGTTGCCGGACTGTACGTGTACGACAACACGCTTTCGGGTGTCAAGATCAACGGTAAGCAGCTGCGTGAATACCTCGAATGGTCGGCGCGCTACTTCAAGCAGGTCGACGAAGGCGCCGAGTTCAACCCTGAAGAAGTCACCAATGCACCGGACAAGGAACGCGGACGTGACATTCCAGACTACTCATACGACGCTGTCACCGGTGTGAAGTACGACATCAACATTTCCAAGCCGGTTGGAGAGCGCATCGAGAACCTGCGTTTGGAAGATGGCTCTGAGCTCAAGGACTCCGACGAGTTCGTCATGGCGATCAACAACTACCGTGCGTCTGGTGGTTCGGGTTACCCGGTAAGTGACCTGCCCGAGGTGTACAACGACCAGATTGCGATCCGCGAGGCGATCGTCGACTGGACTGTGAAGAACAAGACCATCGACCCCAAGGACTTCTTCGTCGAAAGCTGGTGGCTGACCTCGTCGACCCGCCCAGTTGAAGACGAACCTGGCGAAGAAAAGCCTGGTGAAGACAAGCCAGGTGAGGAAAAGCCTGGTGAAAACAAGCCAAGCGAGGACCCAACTGAAGGCTCACCAACTGACAAGCCTTCCGAGGACGCTCCTTCGCAGAAGCCGGATGACGACTCCAACGATTCTGACGGCTCTGACAACGAAGCTGGCAAGGATTCCTCGAACCCGCTGCCACGTACAGGTGCGCAGATCGGTGTTGCGTTGGGCGTCGGTGTTGCCCTCCTTGCAGCAGGTGCCGTGATCTCGGTAGCTACTCGTCGCAAGAACTAAGCAACCACGAAAAACTGAATAGCATAGGCGGGGCTGATCAGAGATCAGCCCCGCCTTCACATCATTGGTCCCGGTTATACTCGGTCAGTCATCGCCTTGAACAAAGCGGTACCCCATGCCCGGTTCCGTAATGAAGTACTTTGGCGTTGCAGAATCAACTTCGAGCTTCTGCCTAATTTGTGACATGTAGACGCGCGCGTAGTTGCTTTCCTTTTCATAGCCCTTGCCCCATACGTGTGTCAGGAGTTCTTCCCGGCGGACCAAGCGATTAGGGTGGCGTGCCAGGTAACCGACGATCTTCCACTCGTGTGGCGTGAGGCTAATCTGTTCGCCCGACACCGACACGACGTTGCGGGCCAAGTCAATCGACAACCGGCCGTCGGAGGTGACGACGACCGGTTCAGCCGTTTCCTGCGGAACACGACGCAAGTTTGCTCGCAGTCTGGCCAACAACTCACCTAGTGCAAATGGCTTAGTGACGTAGTCGTCAGCACCGCGGTCTAAAGCCTCGATTTTTGATTGCGTTTCATGTCGCGCAGTCACCACGATGATGGGGACTTGTGACCAACCGCGGATTCCGTCGATGACATCCAGACCACTCATGTTCGGTAGTCCAAGGTCAAGCAAAATAGCTTCGATCGGGTGATCTGACGCCAAGGTTAGCGCCTGCTCCCCCGTGTTAGCAGTAAGCACCTTGTAGCCACGCGCAATGAGGTTCACTGCCATTGCACGTGACAGGGTCGGGTCGTCCTCAACAATGAGAATCACAGCGTACTCCTTGTCGTCATGTGATCTGATACGAACGGTGTGTGAATGACTTTTCCAATGGGCAGAGACAGAACCATCGTGAGCCCACCGCCAGGGGTGTCATCGGCGACAAGTTCGCCACCGATTCCTTCGGCTAGCCCTTTCGCAACGGCGGCACCAAGTCCCAGTCCACGCGAGTTAGTGGTGTCGCCCATGCGAGTAAACGGGGTGAACAGTTGTTGTTTCGCTTCATCGCTGAGACCCGGGCCAAAGTCAATGACACGAATTGCTACCCGGTCTCCCTCTCGCGCCGCATCGATCTTCACTCCATTTCCTGTATGTTTAGCGGCGTTCGACAACAGGTTTTCCAGGATTCGCTCCACCAAGCTTGCGTCAGTTCTGACCAGGGGAAGGTCGTTGGGAACCGCAATTTCAAGCGGTTCAGGTTTCAACGTTGGGTCCATGTGATCGACAGTGCGGGCCACCAGTTCGCTGGGTCCAATAACGGATTCGTTGATATTGAGCGTGTTCGTTTGCACTCGTGACATGTCCAAAAGGTCAGCCACGATCCTGTCGAGCCGATCAGAGGATGCTTCAATCGAACGCAACAGCTCAGCTTGCAGATCTTTTGGCAGGTCTACATCATCGAGAAGTAGACCGGAAACTGAGGTTTTGATTGTTGCCAGAGGCGTCCGCAGATCGTGCGAAACGGCACTGAGTAATGCTGTACGAATCGCGTTCGCAGCTTCCAACTGGCGGGCTTGCAAGCGCGCTTCGGTCAGCTGCGTCTGAGTCATGAGACCAACGAGACGTCCCGTGTACGCGTCCAATACTCTCTGTTCACTCGCATTGAGCGGGCGCCCAGCCAACAGAAGTACGTGGTGGTCATCCAGAGTAAACGTCTCATCGGCTTCGTTTGCTGACGTGAGCTCCTTTCCCGAACGGTATTCCGTTACAAGACTCTTGTTGTCGTCGAAGTAGCCCAAGGTGACGCTGTCTTGGCCAAACGCTTGAGAGATCTTGTCCAGAATGGCCTGGATATCAACACCTTCGCGAATCACTGATCCTGCCAGTTCGGTCATGAGCTGTGCGTTAGCACGAGCCGTTCGTGCTTCTTGCGTCCTCCGCGCGGCCCCGTCAACTACACGTGCCACGAGAGCTGCAACCACGATGAACACGAACAACAAGAAGATGTTTTCCGGTTCAGCGATCGACATGGTGTGCAAAGGCTCAGTGAAGAACCAGTTGAGTAATCCGGTTCCCACAACAGCGGATGCGAGCGCCGGCCACAGTCCCCCGACAAGGGCAACAACCACAACCACCAGGACATAAGCCATGCTCAAAGTGGAAAACGCGACCACTTCATGAGCCTCTGAAATTCCCATCGCTGTAATGCCGGCGATACACACACCGGCCAAAACCCACGCGCTCACCGTGCGTGCTACAGACAGGTTTCGCCGAGGTCGTCGTCGCGGTGGTTGTGGTTCACCGGCTCCGTGGTTCGTCACGATATGGACGTCGATGTCTCCCGCACCGTCGATGATGCGTGAGCTCGTTGGTCGCGATAGTAGTTTCTTGTACCACGGCGTTCGCGAAGACCCGATGACCAGCTGGGTGGCGTTGATGGTATTGGCAAACTCTAAAAGAGTTTCCGCGTAGTCTTCACCCGATAGAGTGTGCCACGTACCTCCAAGGGATTCCGTCAACGTTCTCGCCTGTTGAATCTCTGTATCAGCCATGAGTGGCGCACCGTCCGTGGGAACGATGTGAACAACCACAAGTTCACGTCCAGCCATACGCCCCACGATTCGCATACCTCGGCGGATCAAAGTGGGTACGTGTGGTCCTCCAGCAACCGCAACAAGGATACGTTCGCGTGCGGGCCACGTGGAGTGAATGCCTTCTTCGTTCCGGTACTTCGCTAAGCCCTCATCGACTTGATCGGCAAGCCACAGCAACGCGAGTTCGCGAAGCGCGGTGAGGTTCCCTTTCCGGAAGAACCGTGAAAGGGCAGCGTCAGCAGCGGCTGGCTTGTAAATCTGACCTCGACGTAGGCGGATGCGAAGGGCGTCCGGACTTAAGTCAATGAGTTCGATGTCGTCAGCATTACGCAAAACAGCGTCGGGAATTGTTTCATTCTGAACATGTCCCGTTATGTCAGCGACAACGTCATTGAGCGATTCCACGTGCTGGATGTTTACCGTCGAAATCACGTCGATTCCGGCGTTGAGAATCGTTTCCACATCCTGCCAACGCTTGCATGAGCTTTCCGCTCCCACGATTGTGTGTGCAAGCTCATCGACGAGCACTACTTCCGGGCGCCGTTCCAGGATCGCGTCAACGTCGAGCTCGTCATACTCAGATCCTCGATAGAGCACCTTTTTAGTTGGGATAAGTTCCAAGCCTTCAACTTTGGCAGCTGTCCCAGCGCGCCCGTGCGTGTGCACAACGCCAACAACCACGTCGGTTCCAGACTTCGACAAGGAGTGGGCTTCCTCCAACATTGCGTAGGTTTTGCCCACTCCCGGAGCGGCACCCAAGAAAACCTTGAGCGATCCGCGGTGTCCGTTCATTTCAGCCCTTTGCCTTAACCACGTCCAGGTTGAGGGTGTTGACGTTCACTCGTGGACTACCGATGAATCCGAAGATCGACCCGTATGAGTTCTTCTCAACAAGTTCTTCGACTTTGTCGACCGATAGACCCGAGTTTTTCGCAACACGTTCAATCTGAATGTGAGCATACTCCTTGCTGATATGTGGATCTAGACCTGAGCTACTCGCTGTTACGGCATCGGCAGGAACCTCGGCCGGATCGACATTGTTTTCCTCAGCAATAGACTTCTTGGCGTCTTCGATAGTCTTTTGCAACTCATCGCCTACTGGGCTGAGGTTGGAGCCACCGGAGGACATTCCGTCGTAGTCACCAGATGAAAGACGCGGGTGAAACAGACTTGGGTCATCCGAAGTGTCTTGTCCAATGAGTTTTGACCCAACGGCCTGGCCGTTGTACTCCAAGAACGAACCGTCCGCACCGTTGGCGTTGAGTCGTCCTACTAGCCACGTCACACAGGGGTAAATGAGCCCCAGAATGACCAGCAAGACCAATAATGTGCGAGTTGCTTGAACGGTAGCCGAAACTACCCCTGCGGTTTTCTGTGCCATGAGACTTTCCTTAGAAACCAGGTAGAAGCGAAACGATCATGTCGATGATCTTGATACCGATAAAGGGAACGACGAACCCGCCCAGTCCGTACACAACAAGGTTGCGGCGTAATAGCTGGTGCGATGTTCCGGGAACGTATTTCACACCGCGTAGCGCTAGAGGAATCAACAACACAATGATGATCGCGTTGAAGATCACCGCAGATGTGATTGCTGACTCTGGCGAGGACAGGCGCATGATGTTCAGAACATCGAGGCCGGGGAACGCCACCACAAACATAGCCGGCACGATCGCAAAGTATTTTGCAATGTCGTTCGCGATCGAGAACGTCGTAAGGGCACCGCGGGTGATCAAGAGCTGTTTACCGATCTCCACGATCTCAATGAGCTTGGTGGGGTCGGAGTCCAGATCAACCATGTTTCCGGCTTCTTTCGCGGCCTGAGTACCGGTATTCATGGCTACACCCACGTCAGCTTGGGCCAGTGCGGGAGCGTCATTCGTTCCGTCACCGGTCATCGCCACCATGTTTCCGCCTTTTTGTTCGCGACGGATCAGTGCCAGCTTGTCTTCCGGTTTAGCTTGAGCCAGAAAGTCGTCGACGCCAGCTTCACGTGCAATTGCTCGAGCTGTCAGTTCGTTGTCACCTGTGATCATCACGGTGCGGATACCCATCGAGCGCAAGGTTTTAAAGCGTTCGACCATACCCTCTTTGATGATGTCTTTCAGATGAATGGTCCCCAGGACTTGGCGTTTCCCGTTTTCTTCTTCTGCTACGACGAGTGCTGTACCACCGTCATTCGAAATGCGGTCAATCGCTTGCTTGACATCGTCACCAACCTTCACGCCAGACTGCTCGACCCACTTGACCATTTCAGTAGCAGCACCCTTGACGACTTGGTGATTTTCCGACAGTTTGACACCACTCATTCGAGTTTCTGCACTGAACGGAATGAACTCCGCTTGAGCAAAATCAGCTTCGGGAACTTCTCCTAACCCAAGACCGTCCTGGGCCAGTACCACGATCGAACGCCCTTCGGGAGTTTCGTCGGCAAGTGAGGACAGCTGAGCTTTGCGAGCCAACTCGATTTCCGAGATTCCTTCAGCCGCGACAAAGGCTGTGGCTTTGCGGTTACCAACCGTGATAGTTCCAGTTTTATCCAGCAACAGCGTTGTCACGTCGCCGGCAGCTTCCACTGCCTTTCCCGAGGTGGCAAGGACGTTGCGTTTGATCAACCGGTCCATACCCGCAATCCCAATTGCAGACAAAAGCGCACCAATCGTCGTTGGGATCAGACACACCAGCAACGCAATCAGCACGGTGATCGGTTGCTGAGCGTTCGAGTAGTTCGCCATTGGAACCAAGGTGAGAACAACAAGGACGAAGATCAGCGTCAGCACGGACAGGAACGCGCTCAAAGCAAGTTCATTTGGCGTCTTCTGACGGCTTGCACCTTCCACCAAACCAATCATGCGGTCGATGAACGTGTTTCCCGGTTCCGAGGTGATTCTCACCTCAATGGTGTCGGATAGTACGCGTGTACCACCTGTAACGGCTGAGCGGTCACCGCCGGATTCGCGAATCACTGGCGCCGACTCCCCCGTGACCGCCGATTCGTCGACGGTTGCCGCCCCTGCGATCACATCGCCGTCGCCAGGGATTGTTTCACCTGCAGACACGATGACAACGTCACCGGGTCGCAAGGACGAAGATGGAACTTCTTCGACCTCTCCACTTGGGCGTCGCACACGGCCAGTCGATGCCGTCTGGGTCTTTCGAAGCGCGTCAGCTTGGGCTTTACCCCGCCCTTCGGCAACCGCCTCGGCCAGGTTCGCAAAAACCACGGTCAGGAACAGCCAGATTGCCAACGTAAACGTGAACAGGCTGGGGTGGATGAACCCTAGGACGAGAGTGATGGCCGCACCAACCTCCACGATGAACATCACGGGAGTTCGAACCATGGTCGCAGGGTTGAGTTTGCGGAGCGCCTGGGGCAACGATGCCAGAATCAGCTTTCCACTGATTCCAGACTGTGCCGAGGCGGTATTCCGGGTTTCAGTTTCAGTTTCCTGAATCTGAGTGGTCATGACATGAACCTTTCAGCAAGAGGTCCGAGAGCAAGTGTCGGAAGGAAGGACAGGCCGGTAATCAGTAAAGCTGTTCCGGCCATGACAACCGAGAAAAGAGGAGTGTCGGTGGGTAGTGTTCCCTTGGTTTTTGCCACTGGGGCTTGAACAGACAAACGTCCGGCAAGGCAGAGCACCAGCGCAATTGGGACGAAGCGACCCAAAAGCATTGCGAAACCAAGCGCAACGTTAAAGAACGGGGTGTTTGCGTTGAGACCAGCAAACGCTGACCCGTTGTTGTTACCTGCCGACGTGAACGCGTAGAGAACTTCGCTCAAGCCGTGTGGGCCAAAGTTGGCCAATGAGTCACGGGTTGATGGAAGCGCGATTGCGAGACCCGTACCAAGCAGTACAACAACAGGCACGACGAGCGCGTACATGCTGATGAGCTTGACTTCAGTGGGTCCGATTCGTTTGCCCATATATTCCGGGCTACGGCCCACCATGAGTCCGCTGATGAAGACTCCGATGATCGCGACAACAAGCATTCCATACAGGCCCGATCCCACACCACCAGGGGAAATTTCACCCAAGAGCATGTTGAAGATCAAAAGACCACCGGAGAGCGGTTCGTATGACGAGTGCATAGAGTCTACTGCGCCGGTTGACGTCAGCGTGGTGGCTGTAGCAAAAAGCGTCGATCCAAGAACGCCAAAACGGGTTTCTTTTCCTTCCATTGCAGCCAGGTTTTTGTCCGCGAAGCTCATCTGAAGGGCAGTGAGGCTCACAAGTGAACCGATGGCCAGAATCGCCATCGCACCAAGTACCGTATATCCCTGACGCTTGTCACCAACCATGACGCCGTAGGTGCGTGGGAGTGCAAACGGGATCAACAGAATGAGGAACACCTCAAGGAGGTTGGTCCAACCGTTAGGGTTCTCAAAGGGGTGGGCGGAGTTCGCGTTGAAGAAACCACCACCGTTGGTGCCCAATTCTTTAATGGCTTCTTGGCTCGCGACCGGTCCACCTGGAATGGTTTGTTGGCCACCAGCCAGTGTCTGCACAACTTGCGGGCCGTT
Coding sequences:
- a CDS encoding potassium-transporting ATPase subunit C, whose product is MAQKTAGVVSATVQATRTLLVLLVILGLIYPCVTWLVGRLNANGADGSFLEYNGQAVGSKLIGQDTSDDPSLFHPRLSSGDYDGMSSGGSNLSPVGDELQKTIEDAKKSIAEENNVDPAEVPADAVTASSSGLDPHISKEYAHIQIERVAKNSGLSVDKVEELVEKNSYGSIFGFIGSPRVNVNTLNLDVVKAKG
- the kdpB gene encoding potassium-transporting ATPase subunit KdpB, whose product is MTTQIQETETETRNTASAQSGISGKLILASLPQALRKLNPATMVRTPVMFIVEVGAAITLVLGFIHPSLFTFTLAIWLFLTVVFANLAEAVAEGRGKAQADALRKTQTASTGRVRRPSGEVEEVPSSSLRPGDVVIVSAGETIPGDGDVIAGAATVDESAVTGESAPVIRESGGDRSAVTGGTRVLSDTIEVRITSEPGNTFIDRMIGLVEGASRQKTPNELALSAFLSVLTLIFVLVVLTLVPMANYSNAQQPITVLIALLVCLIPTTIGALLSAIGIAGMDRLIKRNVLATSGKAVEAAGDVTTLLLDKTGTITVGNRKATAFVAAEGISEIELARKAQLSSLADETPEGRSIVVLAQDGLGLGEVPEADFAQAEFIPFSAETRMSGVKLSENHQVVKGAATEMVKWVEQSGVKVGDDVKQAIDRISNDGGTALVVAEEENGKRQVLGTIHLKDIIKEGMVERFKTLRSMGIRTVMITGDNELTARAIAREAGVDDFLAQAKPEDKLALIRREQKGGNMVAMTGDGTNDAPALAQADVGVAMNTGTQAAKEAGNMVDLDSDPTKLIEIVEIGKQLLITRGALTTFSIANDIAKYFAIVPAMFVVAFPGLDVLNIMRLSSPESAITSAVIFNAIIIVLLIPLALRGVKYVPGTSHQLLRRNLVVYGLGGFVVPFIGIKIIDMIVSLLPGF
- the kdpA gene encoding potassium-transporting ATPase subunit KdpA, which encodes MVALLAVVHVPMGNYMAHTFTSAKHLKIERFMYRLAGVNPEAQHTWKMYLRNILVLSALSVLGMYILQRIQQWLPMNMGLGPVPADQAWNTATSFVTNTNWQSYGGETTMSHLTQMLAQNFQNFISAAVGIVVAIVLIRAIAYRETDKLGNFWVDLVRCCLRILLPIAFIGAVLLILGGAIQNFNGPQVVQTLAGGQQTIPGGPVASQEAIKELGTNGGGFFNANSAHPFENPNGWTNLLEVFLILLIPFALPRTYGVMVGDKRQGYTVLGAMAILAIGSLVSLTALQMSFADKNLAAMEGKETRFGVLGSTLFATATTLTSTGAVDSMHSSYEPLSGGLLIFNMLLGEISPGGVGSGLYGMLVVAIIGVFISGLMVGRSPEYMGKRIGPTEVKLISMYALVVPVVVLLGTGLAIALPSTRDSLANFGPHGLSEVLYAFTSAGNNNGSAFAGLNANTPFFNVALGFAMLLGRFVPIALVLCLAGRLSVQAPVAKTKGTLPTDTPLFSVVMAGTALLITGLSFLPTLALGPLAERFMS
- a CDS encoding response regulator; its protein translation is MILIVEDDPTLSRAMAVNLIARGYKVLTANTGEQALTLASDHPIEAILLDLGLPNMSGLDVIDGIRGWSQVPIIVVTARHETQSKIEALDRGADDYVTKPFALGELLARLRANLRRVPQETAEPVVVTSDGRLSIDLARNVVSVSGEQISLTPHEWKIVGYLARHPNRLVRREELLTHVWGKGYEKESNYARVYMSQIRQKLEVDSATPKYFITEPGMGYRFVQGDD
- a CDS encoding DUF4118 domain-containing protein; this translates as MNGHRGSLKVFLGAAPGVGKTYAMLEEAHSLSKSGTDVVVGVVHTHGRAGTAAKVEGLELIPTKKVLYRGSEYDELDVDAILERRPEVVLVDELAHTIVGAESSCKRWQDVETILNAGIDVISTVNIQHVESLNDVVADITGHVQNETIPDAVLRNADDIELIDLSPDALRIRLRRGQIYKPAAADAALSRFFRKGNLTALRELALLWLADQVDEGLAKYRNEEGIHSTWPARERILVAVAGGPHVPTLIRRGMRIVGRMAGRELVVVHIVPTDGAPLMADTEIQQARTLTESLGGTWHTLSGEDYAETLLEFANTINATQLVIGSSRTPWYKKLLSRPTSSRIIDGAGDIDVHIVTNHGAGEPQPPRRRPRRNLSVARTVSAWVLAGVCIAGITAMGISEAHEVVAFSTLSMAYVLVVVVVALVGGLWPALASAVVGTGLLNWFFTEPLHTMSIAEPENIFLLFVFIVVAALVARVVDGAARRTQEARTARANAQLMTELAGSVIREGVDIQAILDKISQAFGQDSVTLGYFDDNKSLVTEYRSGKELTSANEADETFTLDDHHVLLLAGRPLNASEQRVLDAYTGRLVGLMTQTQLTEARLQARQLEAANAIRTALLSAVSHDLRTPLATIKTSVSGLLLDDVDLPKDLQAELLRSIEASSDRLDRIVADLLDMSRVQTNTLNINESVIGPSELVARTVDHMDPTLKPEPLEIAVPNDLPLVRTDASLVERILENLLSNAAKHTGNGVKIDAAREGDRVAIRVIDFGPGLSDEAKQQLFTPFTRMGDTTNSRGLGLGAAVAKGLAEGIGGELVADDTPGGGLTMVLSLPIGKVIHTPFVSDHMTTRSTL